A window of the Lolium perenne isolate Kyuss_39 chromosome 7, Kyuss_2.0, whole genome shotgun sequence genome harbors these coding sequences:
- the LOC139833721 gene encoding uncharacterized protein: MDFPKFDCTEDPLTWLNHCEQLFSGKCTDDAFKVWLAAYHMVGVAQEWYMQLDREGMPSGPRFKECCNLRFGPPIRSNPLGEIARMRKSDTLTEYVEKFMSLLAHNDPSRTKQQVQLFTSGLTDLLRVDVEMQKPLDLQVAMSMAHAYEQRATIMATSSKENSSMAIGQP; this comes from the coding sequence ATGGATTTTCCTAAGTTTGATTGCACGGAAGACCCGCTCACCTGGCTGAATCATTGCGAGCAATTATTTTCGGGAAAATGCACAGATGATGCATTCAAAGTTTGGTTGGCAGCATATCACATGGTGGGTGTAGCTCAAGAGTGGTATATGCAGCTGGACCGTGAGGGCATGCCATCAGGGCCTCGGTTTAAAGAATGTTGCAACCTTCGGTTTGGGCCACCAATCCGAAGCAATCCTCTAGGCGAGATTGCAAGGATGCGGAAATCCGACACATTGACAGAATATGTGGAGAAATTTATGTCCCTGCTTGCTCACAACGACCCCTCACGAACAAAGCAGCAAGTTCAACTATTTACGTCAGGCCTCACCGATTTGCTCCGTGTGGATGTTGAGATGCAAAAGCCGCTAGACCTTCAAGTCGCCATGAGTATGGCACATGCTTATGAGCAACGTGCAACTATAATGGCAACGTCCTCTAAGGAGAATTCTTCCATGGCTATCGGACAACCATAA